The following coding sequences are from one Panicum hallii strain FIL2 chromosome 5, PHallii_v3.1, whole genome shotgun sequence window:
- the LOC112894683 gene encoding uncharacterized protein LOC112894683 — protein MDNGSSSPASYIRLVQHLIEKCICYNMNKEECMETLEKHAKIMPVITSTVWKELEKENREFFETYKKDRGEDSTRKNPPDGGSASPSKSSADDDDQ, from the exons atggacaACGGCTCCTCGTCGCCGGCTTCGTACATCAGACTG GTGCAGCATCTGATCGAGAAgtgcatctgctacaacatgaACAAGGAGGAGTGCATGGAGACGCTGGAGAAGCACGCCAAAATCATGCCCGTCATCACATCCACCG TGtggaaggagctggagaaggaGAACAGGGAGTTCTTCGAGACGTACAAGAAGGATCGAGGAGAAGATTCCACGCGGAAGAATCCTCCTGACGGTGGGTCTGCTTCTCCTTCCAAGAGCTcagccgacgacgacgaccagtAG